In a single window of the Halalkalicoccus subterraneus genome:
- a CDS encoding DUF7470 family protein has protein sequence MLDRLGLAGIAGLVLVVVGLALVAIESPLIAAGLALVLVGLGLAIKSLVSGMLSAFGMGGMF, from the coding sequence ATGCTCGATCGCCTCGGTCTCGCCGGTATCGCCGGTCTCGTGCTCGTTGTGGTCGGTCTCGCACTCGTCGCCATCGAGAGCCCCCTGATCGCCGCCGGACTCGCGCTCGTGCTCGTCGGACTCGGGCTCGCGATCAAATCGCTCGTCTCGGGGATGCTCTCGGCGTTCGGGATGGGCGGAATGTTCTGA
- a CDS encoding urease accessory protein UreE, whose protein sequence is MIVAREVLGSVEELVETRAIHEKQGTFETVSVSERERNRSRFKTELGDGTELGVVLGDRELSPGDVLVESDERMVAVEFERREVLVVSVPEMSWKEALELGHHMGNQHWELAIRGDELLIPVVSERRLMERTLREELSDGATIGIESVDPELFDDPEDDPGHPHGHGSDHAHGSDGSDHDRSHSHDDVHGGHG, encoded by the coding sequence GTGATCGTCGCCCGCGAGGTGCTCGGCAGCGTCGAAGAACTGGTCGAGACGCGTGCGATTCACGAGAAACAGGGGACCTTCGAGACGGTCTCGGTAAGCGAACGCGAGCGAAACCGCTCGCGGTTCAAGACCGAGCTCGGGGATGGCACCGAACTCGGGGTGGTCCTCGGGGATCGGGAGCTCTCGCCGGGCGACGTGCTCGTCGAGAGCGACGAGCGGATGGTCGCCGTCGAGTTCGAGCGCCGCGAAGTGTTGGTCGTTTCGGTCCCCGAGATGAGTTGGAAAGAGGCGCTCGAACTGGGCCACCACATGGGCAACCAGCACTGGGAGCTCGCGATCCGTGGCGACGAGCTGCTGATCCCGGTCGTCAGCGAGCGCCGGCTGATGGAGCGGACCCTCCGGGAGGAACTGTCCGATGGGGCGACCATCGGGATCGAGTCGGTCGATCCGGAGCTGTTCGACGATCCGGAGGACGATCCCGGTCACCCCCATGGACATGGATCCGACCACGCCCACGGTTCGGATGGTTCGGACCACGACCGTTCTCACAGCCACGACGACGTTCACGGTGGGCACGGATGA
- the ureC gene encoding urease subunit alpha, whose amino-acid sequence MSEIDRDRYTRLYGPSEGDRLRLADTELIAEVERDHTTKGDESVFGGGKTLRDGMGMTSGLTSAEGALDWVLTNVTVIDPVLGIEKGDLGIKDGRIAGFGSAGNPETMDGVDEELIVGPSTDAIPGEGLIATPGALDIHVHFNTPQLADHAIASGITTMMGGGFGGGATTATPGPRNIEMLLRAADEWPVNVGVYGKGNASRPAPSVEQVEAGACGLKVHEDWGATPAAIDTCLSVAEDMDVQVCLHTDTLNEAGFVEETFDAIDGRTIHTFHIEGAGGGHAPDVLELVAHPNMLPSSTNPSMPFTENTFDEHLDMVMVCHHLNPDVPEDVAFAESRIRAETLGAEDVLHDTGAISMMATDSMAMGRQAELINRTWQTADKMKRQRGPLPGDEGTDNDNSRILRYIAKYTINAAITAGISDHVGSLEPGKLADVVLWEPAFFGIKPEWVLKGGYPASANMGEANGSLMTCEPKRQRPWFGAEGTARHATSMTFVSGAAAEAGVGDEYDLQSEVVPVEDTRPLSKEDMVRNTYCPEDLEVDSETFEVFIDGEPVTSEPAEELPLTQRYLL is encoded by the coding sequence ATGAGCGAGATAGACCGCGATCGGTACACACGGCTGTACGGGCCGAGCGAGGGCGACCGGCTCCGCCTCGCCGATACGGAGTTGATCGCCGAGGTCGAGCGGGATCACACCACGAAGGGCGACGAGAGCGTCTTCGGCGGCGGGAAAACTCTGCGTGACGGCATGGGGATGACATCCGGACTCACCAGCGCCGAGGGTGCGCTCGATTGGGTGCTGACCAACGTGACGGTGATCGACCCCGTCCTCGGAATCGAGAAGGGAGATCTCGGGATCAAGGACGGCCGGATCGCCGGCTTCGGATCGGCGGGCAACCCCGAGACGATGGACGGCGTCGACGAGGAGCTGATCGTCGGGCCGAGCACCGACGCGATCCCGGGCGAGGGGCTGATCGCTACCCCTGGAGCCCTCGACATCCACGTCCACTTCAACACGCCCCAGCTCGCGGATCACGCCATCGCGAGCGGAATCACGACCATGATGGGCGGCGGTTTCGGTGGCGGGGCGACCACCGCCACGCCCGGCCCCCGGAACATCGAGATGCTGCTGCGGGCGGCCGACGAGTGGCCCGTCAACGTCGGCGTCTACGGCAAGGGCAACGCGAGTCGGCCCGCCCCCTCCGTCGAGCAGGTCGAGGCCGGTGCCTGCGGGCTGAAGGTCCACGAGGACTGGGGGGCGACCCCCGCCGCCATCGACACCTGCCTGTCGGTCGCCGAGGACATGGACGTCCAGGTCTGTCTGCATACGGACACCCTCAACGAGGCGGGCTTCGTCGAGGAGACGTTCGACGCCATCGACGGGCGGACCATCCACACCTTCCACATCGAGGGTGCAGGCGGGGGCCACGCGCCGGACGTCCTCGAACTCGTCGCCCATCCCAACATGCTTCCCTCCTCGACGAACCCCTCGATGCCGTTTACCGAGAACACGTTCGACGAGCACCTCGACATGGTGATGGTCTGCCATCACCTCAACCCCGATGTGCCGGAGGACGTCGCCTTCGCCGAGTCCCGCATCCGCGCGGAGACGCTCGGTGCCGAGGACGTCCTGCATGACACCGGCGCGATCAGCATGATGGCGACCGACTCGATGGCGATGGGGCGCCAGGCCGAACTGATCAACCGAACCTGGCAGACCGCCGATAAGATGAAACGCCAGCGCGGCCCGTTGCCGGGCGACGAGGGAACCGATAACGACAACAGTCGCATTCTGCGATACATCGCCAAATACACGATCAACGCCGCGATCACCGCGGGGATCAGCGATCACGTGGGATCGCTCGAACCCGGCAAGCTCGCGGACGTCGTCCTCTGGGAGCCCGCGTTCTTCGGGATCAAGCCCGAGTGGGTGCTCAAAGGTGGGTATCCCGCCTCGGCGAACATGGGCGAGGCGAACGGCTCGCTGATGACCTGCGAGCCGAAGCGCCAGCGCCCGTGGTTCGGCGCGGAGGGAACGGCCCGCCATGCCACCAGCATGACGTTCGTCAGCGGTGCGGCCGCCGAGGCCGGCGTCGGCGACGAGTACGACCTCCAGTCGGAGGTCGTTCCGGTAGAGGACACCCGCCCGCTCTCGAAGGAGGACATGGTCCGGAACACGTACTGCCCGGAGGACCTCGAGGTCGATTCGGAGACCTTCGAGGTGTTCATCGACGGCGAGCCGGTGACCTCCGAGCCCGCCGAGGAACTACCCCTGACCCAGCGATACCTGCTCTGA
- a CDS encoding urease accessory protein UreD: MAGSVPAAFEGYAAEELPTPAGSPGKDGVLELTLAPDAEGTTRATHEYVEVPFHLTRGLYHDPEPGLLTRCVQTPTGGVAQGDRHRTRVEAKPDAKARITAQSATKVQSMERNYADLSVDLEIEEEAYLEYLPEPLILHEGTRCLQTADVTLHEGGTLLFSDVVVPGRLARGERFAYDRYRSQLCVDAPDGTPLLQDSIDLAPDERSPQSPGVLGEFAVVGTLYALGVEEPESLTDAIHDGFDGEAHAGVTCAPDDRGVIVRAVGDQRAPVTEALRGAWASVRGACLGSPVPEVRP; this comes from the coding sequence ATGGCCGGGTCGGTGCCCGCCGCCTTCGAGGGCTACGCCGCCGAGGAGCTCCCGACGCCCGCGGGTTCGCCCGGCAAGGACGGCGTTCTGGAACTCACGCTCGCACCCGACGCCGAGGGAACGACCCGCGCGACCCACGAATACGTCGAAGTCCCGTTTCACCTCACCCGCGGGCTGTATCACGACCCCGAGCCGGGGCTGCTCACCCGGTGTGTGCAGACGCCGACCGGTGGGGTCGCCCAGGGCGATCGCCACCGCACCCGGGTGGAGGCGAAGCCGGACGCGAAAGCCCGTATCACCGCCCAGAGCGCGACGAAGGTCCAGTCGATGGAGCGCAACTACGCGGACCTCTCGGTCGACCTCGAGATCGAGGAGGAGGCGTACCTCGAGTACCTGCCCGAGCCGCTGATCCTCCACGAGGGGACTCGCTGTCTGCAGACCGCCGACGTGACGCTGCACGAGGGGGGGACCCTGTTATTCTCGGACGTCGTGGTTCCCGGACGGTTGGCCCGCGGCGAGCGGTTCGCCTACGACCGCTATCGTTCCCAGTTGTGCGTCGACGCCCCCGACGGGACGCCCCTGTTACAGGACTCGATCGATCTCGCACCCGACGAGCGCTCGCCCCAGTCGCCGGGCGTCCTCGGCGAGTTCGCGGTCGTGGGGACGCTCTATGCACTAGGAGTCGAGGAGCCCGAATCGCTCACCGACGCGATCCACGACGGTTTCGACGGCGAGGCACACGCCGGCGTGACATGCGCTCCCGACGACCGGGGCGTGATCGTCCGCGCCGTGGGCGACCAACGCGCACCAGTGACAGAGGCGCTCCGCGGGGCGTGGGCCTCCGTCCGCGGGGCGTGTCTGGGATCGCCGGTCCCGGAGGTCCGGCCGTGA
- a CDS encoding translation initiation factor aIF-1A: MGDDGHRGEIDLRTPDEGELFATVTEMLGANRITVRCGDGTERTARIPGRMQKRVWIREDDLVLVEPWDWQDEKADVTHRYEQSEAERLREEGHIQ, translated from the coding sequence ATGGGCGACGACGGACACAGAGGGGAAATCGACCTCCGAACGCCCGACGAGGGCGAACTGTTCGCCACCGTGACCGAGATGCTCGGCGCGAACCGGATCACGGTCCGGTGTGGCGACGGCACCGAACGAACGGCACGGATTCCGGGCCGGATGCAAAAGCGCGTCTGGATCCGCGAGGACGATCTCGTTTTGGTCGAGCCGTGGGACTGGCAGGACGAAAAGGCGGACGTGACCCATCGCTACGAGCAAAGCGAGGCCGAGCGGCTCCGCGAGGAAGGGCACATCCAGTGA
- a CDS encoding ABC transporter permease subunit → MNLASLRALFDGPNTRGTSDRFWMAFGLAVFVLLCYPLVASTYAVANAALFLLYAILGLSLCVIWGYCGILSFGQVAFFGVGGYVFGIVGINLADGIGAALGLLAGVGVATLFAFVLGYFMFYGGVRDVYVTIMTLVVALVVHTFMGQTAGSEWAIGEAALGGFDGMTNIPNLAIGGFELIDTAFYYVVLLALLGTYLGLRALVNSDFGRAMVAVREDEERTELLGYDTKRIKLFVFTLGGALAGLSGVLYASWGNYMNPAVFGITFAALPVVWVSVGGRDSLLGAIGATYAIEWFSQQLSITGSEYALVVVGGLLLVTILWLPAGVAPAVADWLSEKQSSPAARGHEEVAD, encoded by the coding sequence ATGAACCTCGCTTCGCTCCGGGCGCTCTTCGACGGCCCCAACACCCGGGGGACCTCCGACAGGTTCTGGATGGCGTTCGGGCTCGCGGTGTTCGTACTGCTGTGCTACCCGCTGGTGGCCTCGACGTACGCGGTCGCAAACGCCGCGCTGTTTCTCCTCTATGCGATCCTCGGGCTGAGTCTCTGTGTGATCTGGGGCTACTGCGGGATCCTCAGCTTCGGGCAGGTCGCCTTCTTCGGCGTCGGCGGCTACGTCTTCGGGATCGTCGGGATCAACCTCGCCGACGGGATCGGCGCGGCGCTGGGCCTGCTCGCGGGCGTCGGGGTCGCCACCCTCTTCGCGTTCGTGCTCGGCTACTTCATGTTCTACGGCGGGGTCCGCGACGTCTACGTCACGATCATGACGCTCGTGGTCGCGCTGGTGGTCCACACGTTCATGGGCCAGACCGCCGGCAGCGAGTGGGCGATCGGCGAGGCCGCACTGGGCGGGTTCGACGGGATGACGAACATCCCCAACCTCGCGATCGGCGGGTTCGAGCTGATCGATACGGCCTTCTATTACGTCGTCCTCCTCGCGCTCCTCGGGACGTACCTCGGGCTGCGCGCGCTGGTCAACAGCGACTTCGGCCGGGCGATGGTCGCGGTCCGCGAGGACGAGGAGCGAACCGAACTGCTCGGCTACGACACCAAACGGATCAAGCTGTTCGTGTTCACGCTCGGCGGCGCGCTCGCGGGCCTTTCGGGGGTGTTGTACGCCTCCTGGGGCAACTACATGAACCCCGCCGTCTTCGGGATCACCTTCGCCGCCCTCCCGGTGGTGTGGGTCAGCGTCGGCGGCCGGGATTCCCTGTTGGGCGCGATCGGCGCGACCTACGCCATCGAGTGGTTCTCCCAGCAGCTCTCGATCACCGGCAGCGAGTACGCGCTGGTCGTCGTCGGCGGGCTGTTGCTGGTGACGATCCTCTGGTTGCCCGCGGGCGTCGCGCCCGCCGTGGCCGACTGGCTGAGCGAGAAGCAAAGCAGTCCGGCCGCCCGCGGTCACGAGGAGGTGGCCGACTGA
- a CDS encoding ABC transporter ATP-binding protein, which produces MLAIEDLHASYDSTPVLRGVDLEVGDGEVVGVIGKNGAGKTTLMKSAIGLLEPDSGTIRFDGRDVTDEPADARARGGMGYIPQGRDVFPSLTVAENLRMGESINGGSEPRYDAVYDYFPILDERREQTAGTMSGGQQQMLAVGRALVGGPDLLLLDEPSEGVQPSIVSEMSGTIGRISDDLGTTVLFVEQNLSVIDALAERCYVMEKGRVVEELSTVEREAVASHLAV; this is translated from the coding sequence ATGCTCGCGATCGAGGACCTCCACGCCTCCTACGACTCGACGCCCGTCCTTCGCGGGGTCGACCTGGAAGTCGGGGACGGCGAGGTCGTAGGCGTGATCGGGAAGAACGGCGCGGGCAAGACGACGCTGATGAAGAGCGCCATCGGCCTTCTCGAACCCGACTCGGGGACGATTCGATTCGACGGCCGGGACGTGACGGACGAGCCGGCCGACGCCCGCGCCCGCGGGGGCATGGGCTACATCCCGCAGGGACGGGACGTGTTTCCCTCCCTGACCGTCGCGGAGAACCTCCGGATGGGCGAGTCGATCAACGGGGGAAGCGAGCCGCGTTACGACGCGGTCTACGACTACTTTCCGATCCTCGACGAACGGCGCGAGCAGACGGCCGGAACGATGAGCGGCGGCCAACAGCAGATGCTCGCGGTCGGCCGGGCGCTCGTGGGTGGTCCCGACCTCCTGTTGCTCGACGAACCCTCGGAAGGGGTCCAGCCCTCGATCGTCTCCGAGATGAGCGGGACGATCGGGCGCATCAGCGACGACCTCGGAACCACCGTACTGTTCGTCGAACAGAACCTCTCGGTGATCGACGCGCTCGCCGAGCGCTGTTACGTCATGGAGAAGGGACGGGTCGTCGAGGAGCTCTCGACGGTCGAGCGCGAGGCGGTCGCCTCGCATCTCGCGGTGTAG
- a CDS encoding urease accessory protein UreF, whose translation MTGDDGGLLSALRLADSFLPVGSYTISYGLETFVAEDRVEDGDDLRELLADYLRGQVGPCDMVALSVAHRAAREDDMERLGRVDDHLHATLLLSESRESSLTSGRRLLDVVEGEHAFVDRYAGTVGDSARGHHPTAMGVVTAANGISEREARLVFGYAFVTGLLGAAQRLLRLGHTEIQVILHDLFPVIEEVEREYGKNGLAELRSTVPLIDVEGMRHERAERRLFVS comes from the coding sequence ATGACCGGGGACGACGGCGGGTTGCTCTCGGCGCTCCGACTGGCCGATTCCTTCCTTCCCGTGGGCTCCTATACCATTTCCTACGGCCTCGAAACGTTCGTCGCGGAGGACCGGGTCGAGGACGGCGACGACCTCCGGGAGCTTCTCGCGGACTACCTCCGCGGACAGGTTGGTCCCTGTGACATGGTCGCGCTCTCGGTGGCTCACCGGGCAGCCCGCGAGGACGATATGGAGCGTCTCGGACGGGTCGACGACCACCTGCACGCGACGCTGCTTCTCAGCGAGTCCCGCGAGAGCTCGCTGACCTCGGGTCGGCGACTGCTCGACGTGGTCGAGGGCGAACACGCGTTCGTCGACCGCTACGCGGGAACGGTCGGCGACTCGGCCCGTGGTCATCACCCGACCGCGATGGGGGTCGTGACCGCCGCGAACGGGATCTCGGAACGTGAGGCACGCCTCGTCTTCGGCTACGCGTTCGTCACCGGGCTGCTCGGGGCGGCCCAACGCCTGCTCCGGCTGGGTCATACCGAGATCCAAGTCATCCTCCACGACCTGTTTCCCGTGATCGAGGAGGTCGAGCGGGAGTACGGCAAGAACGGGCTGGCGGAGCTTCGCTCGACCGTACCGCTGATCGACGTCGAGGGGATGCGCCACGAGCGGGCCGAGCGGCGGCTGTTCGTCAGCTGA
- a CDS encoding urease subunit beta: protein MNPGELLPADGSVRINGDRETATVAVENTGDRPVQVGSHFHFFEVNPGLAFDREIAYGMRLDVPAGTAIRFEPGDRQEVDLVTIGGDRVVYGMHGLVDGDLDDEREDALERARKGDFGGIE from the coding sequence GTGAATCCGGGCGAACTGCTCCCGGCCGACGGATCAGTTCGAATCAACGGGGACCGCGAGACGGCGACCGTCGCCGTCGAGAACACCGGTGACAGGCCCGTTCAGGTCGGCTCGCATTTCCACTTCTTCGAGGTCAACCCCGGGCTCGCGTTCGACCGTGAGATCGCGTATGGAATGCGATTGGACGTACCCGCGGGCACCGCTATCAGGTTCGAACCCGGTGATCGCCAGGAGGTCGATCTGGTGACCATCGGCGGCGATCGGGTGGTCTACGGCATGCACGGTCTCGTCGACGGCGACCTCGACGACGAACGGGAGGACGCGCTCGAACGCGCCCGCAAGGGTGACTTCGGGGGGATCGAGTGA
- a CDS encoding urease subunit gamma produces MNLTPKEEERLTLFNVAQMARRRKERGVSLNHPESVAYIADWVCEGAREGQSVAELRSEATQLLTRADVMEGIPEMVDMVQVEPVFPDGTKLVTVHDPIRLDGDEGGEAE; encoded by the coding sequence ATGAACCTAACACCCAAAGAGGAAGAACGCCTCACGCTGTTCAACGTCGCACAGATGGCCCGCCGCCGCAAGGAACGCGGCGTGTCGCTCAACCACCCCGAGTCCGTCGCCTACATCGCGGACTGGGTCTGCGAGGGCGCCCGCGAGGGCCAAAGCGTCGCCGAACTACGCTCGGAGGCGACCCAGCTGCTGACCCGCGCGGACGTGATGGAGGGGATCCCGGAGATGGTCGACATGGTGCAGGTCGAGCCCGTCTTTCCCGACGGGACGAAGCTCGTGACCGTCCACGATCCCATTCGACTGGACGGCGACGAAGGGGGAGAGGCCGAATGA
- a CDS encoding urea ABC transporter substrate-binding protein, whose translation METDNLTKNGRSSTRRAFLAAGAAGLAATAGCTGSAAGGDDVVRIGVLEDRSGDFALNGTSKWQTSVLAVEELNDSGGILGKEIELFDPDPQSDNQRYQELTRRLIQREEVDALWAGYSSAARETIRPLINQYEQLYFYTTQYEGGVCDNTIFPVGATARQQLGAVVPYLIEEYGPRIYTIAADYNFGQISGDWVRILAEENDAEVIGEEFIPLDVSQFGSTINRIQEADPDFVMSMLVGQNHTSFYNQRASAGLDIPIGSSTTMAQGYEHRRLNPPALADMYVGVNYMQEIGTEASDTFVERFYDRWPDAPYLNQEAQNNYFSIHMYAEAAERAGTTDQEAVIEELEKGMEIDAPEGTIELDGDTHHMNHHMRIGHADANHDLAFGNEQYIGAGFLREVGCSLPTDPETTQYLPAEVYDL comes from the coding sequence ATGGAGACGGATAATCTCACCAAAAACGGCCGTTCATCCACACGGCGCGCGTTCCTCGCGGCGGGGGCCGCGGGGCTGGCCGCGACGGCCGGCTGTACGGGTAGCGCCGCCGGGGGCGACGACGTCGTCAGGATCGGCGTGCTGGAGGATCGATCGGGCGATTTCGCGCTCAACGGCACCTCGAAGTGGCAGACCAGCGTGCTCGCCGTCGAGGAGCTCAACGATTCGGGCGGTATTCTGGGTAAGGAGATCGAGCTGTTCGACCCCGATCCTCAGTCCGACAACCAGCGCTATCAGGAGCTGACCCGGCGGCTGATCCAGCGCGAGGAGGTCGACGCGCTGTGGGCGGGATACTCGAGCGCCGCCCGCGAGACGATCCGCCCGCTGATCAACCAGTACGAGCAGCTGTACTTCTACACCACCCAGTACGAGGGTGGCGTCTGCGACAACACGATCTTCCCGGTGGGCGCGACCGCCCGCCAGCAACTCGGTGCGGTGGTTCCCTATCTGATCGAGGAGTACGGTCCCCGTATTTATACCATCGCTGCGGACTACAACTTCGGGCAGATCTCCGGCGACTGGGTGCGGATCCTCGCCGAGGAGAACGACGCCGAGGTGATCGGCGAGGAGTTCATCCCGCTCGACGTCTCGCAGTTCGGCTCGACGATCAACCGGATCCAGGAGGCCGACCCGGACTTCGTGATGTCGATGCTGGTCGGCCAGAACCACACCTCCTTCTATAATCAACGTGCTTCGGCGGGACTCGACATACCGATCGGCAGTTCGACGACGATGGCCCAGGGCTACGAGCACCGCCGGTTGAACCCGCCCGCACTCGCGGACATGTACGTCGGGGTCAACTACATGCAGGAGATCGGCACCGAGGCAAGCGACACGTTCGTCGAGCGCTTTTACGACCGCTGGCCCGACGCGCCCTACCTCAACCAGGAGGCCCAGAACAACTACTTCTCGATCCACATGTACGCCGAGGCCGCAGAACGCGCCGGGACGACGGACCAGGAGGCGGTGATCGAGGAGCTGGAGAAGGGAATGGAGATCGACGCCCCGGAGGGAACGATCGAACTCGACGGCGACACCCACCACATGAACCACCACATGCGGATCGGACACGCCGACGCGAACCACGATCTGGCCTTCGGCAACGAGCAGTACATCGGCGCGGGCTTCCTTCGGGAGGTCGGCTGTTCGCTTCCGACCGATCCCGAGACGACCCAGTACCTCCCCGCGGAGGTCTACGACCTATGA
- a CDS encoding ABC transporter ATP-binding protein has protein sequence MAADPLLSTDGLRKEFGGLTATDDVSLTVSPGERRCLIGPNGAGKSTLLSLITGQLDPSAGSIRFAGETIDGLSPHERIDRGLSVKFQVPSVYGEFSTRENLRLALQRRVSGEKLEDAIAESLARFDLTDEEHAEATALSHGQKQRLEIAMASALDPALLLLDEPVAGLSVEETQRIAELLIDLNESAGVALLVIEHDMAFVRALAERVTVLHQGSILTEGEMEDVADDQAVRDVYLGEEV, from the coding sequence ATGGCCGCCGACCCCCTCCTATCGACCGACGGGCTCCGAAAGGAGTTCGGCGGGCTGACCGCGACCGACGACGTTTCCCTTACCGTCTCGCCGGGCGAACGCCGCTGCCTGATCGGGCCCAACGGCGCGGGCAAGTCGACGCTACTCTCGCTGATCACCGGCCAGCTCGACCCCAGCGCGGGCTCGATCCGCTTCGCCGGCGAGACGATCGACGGTCTCTCGCCCCACGAGCGCATCGACCGCGGTCTCAGCGTGAAGTTCCAGGTGCCGAGCGTCTACGGGGAGTTCAGCACCCGGGAGAACCTCCGGTTGGCGCTCCAACGCCGCGTTTCGGGCGAGAAGCTCGAGGACGCGATCGCGGAGTCGCTGGCACGATTCGACCTCACCGACGAGGAGCACGCCGAGGCTACCGCGCTCTCGCACGGACAGAAACAACGACTGGAGATTGCGATGGCGAGTGCGCTCGATCCGGCCCTCCTGTTGCTCGACGAACCCGTCGCGGGCCTCTCGGTCGAGGAGACCCAGCGGATCGCCGAGTTGCTGATCGACCTCAACGAGTCGGCGGGCGTTGCGTTGCTCGTCATCGAACACGACATGGCGTTCGTCCGCGCGCTCGCCGAGCGGGTGACCGTGCTCCATCAGGGCTCGATCCTCACCGAAGGGGAGATGGAGGACGTCGCCGACGATCAGGCGGTTCGGGACGTCTACCTGGGGGAGGAGGTCTGA
- the ureG gene encoding urease accessory protein UreG yields MSSPPTHRDVPTVGIGGPVGSGKTALIKRLVPKLKDSGLEIGVIANDILTQEDAKQFKRSFAGEIPDDLVVGVETGACPHTGIREDPSMNLAAIDSFLEEYPDLDLVLLESGGDNLAATFNPELADYYAFVISTAEGDDIPRKRGPGVVEADLLVINKTDLAEHVGADLDVMRTDAADVREGPSIFTNCKTGDGIDDVVADISDRVLF; encoded by the coding sequence ATGAGCAGCCCGCCCACCCACCGGGATGTCCCCACCGTGGGGATCGGCGGCCCCGTCGGCTCCGGAAAGACGGCGCTGATCAAACGGCTCGTCCCGAAGCTCAAGGACTCGGGACTGGAGATCGGCGTCATCGCAAACGACATCCTCACCCAAGAGGACGCAAAGCAGTTCAAGCGCTCCTTTGCGGGCGAGATCCCCGATGACCTCGTCGTCGGCGTCGAGACCGGCGCCTGTCCGCATACTGGAATCAGAGAGGACCCCTCGATGAACCTCGCGGCGATCGATTCGTTCCTCGAGGAGTATCCCGACCTCGATCTCGTGTTGCTGGAGAGCGGCGGGGACAACCTCGCGGCGACGTTCAACCCCGAGCTCGCGGACTACTACGCCTTCGTCATCTCGACGGCTGAGGGCGACGACATCCCCCGAAAACGCGGTCCGGGCGTCGTCGAGGCCGATCTGCTGGTGATCAACAAGACCGATCTCGCCGAACACGTCGGCGCGGATCTGGACGTGATGCGGACCGACGCCGCCGACGTTCGCGAAGGGCCCTCCATCTTCACGAACTGCAAGACGGGCGACGGGATCGACGACGTGGTCGCGGACATCTCCGATCGGGTGCTGTTTTGA
- the urtB gene encoding urea ABC transporter, permease protein UrtB produces MTYDTLNLLFQFLDSFAFIVLATVGLAVIFGMMGIINLAHGEFILVGAYGTTLSYGAGLPLVAAMGVGVLVTTVFGLVLERTVIRRLYHRPLDSMVATWGLSLLSIQLARIVFGNTLSQVGTPLGSISYGPFSYSAYRVALAGIAVAVLGGLYWLFMYTEFGTQARATMEDEPTARSMGVDTDRIYLGTFGLGSALAGLTGALYAPTITMTPELGASFLVEAFVTVVVGGSSVLVGTSLAGGFLGVVNATFTNLAGTFIGQVAMLLAAILAIRLLPEGITGLLDSWREKRAEGEQ; encoded by the coding sequence ATGACATACGACACGCTCAACCTGTTGTTCCAGTTCCTGGATAGTTTCGCCTTCATCGTGCTCGCGACCGTCGGGTTAGCAGTCATTTTCGGCATGATGGGCATCATCAACCTCGCTCACGGCGAGTTCATCCTCGTCGGGGCCTACGGGACTACCCTCTCGTACGGGGCGGGCCTCCCGCTCGTCGCGGCAATGGGGGTCGGCGTCCTCGTGACGACCGTCTTCGGGCTCGTTCTTGAGCGCACTGTGATCAGACGGCTCTATCACCGGCCGCTGGATTCGATGGTCGCCACGTGGGGGCTGAGCCTCCTCTCGATCCAGCTCGCACGGATCGTCTTCGGCAACACGCTGTCCCAAGTCGGGACGCCGCTGGGAAGCATCTCCTACGGGCCCTTCTCGTACTCGGCCTACCGGGTCGCCCTCGCGGGCATCGCCGTTGCGGTCCTCGGTGGGCTCTACTGGCTGTTCATGTACACCGAGTTCGGCACGCAGGCCCGCGCGACGATGGAGGACGAACCGACCGCCCGCAGCATGGGTGTCGACACCGACCGGATCTACCTCGGGACCTTCGGGTTGGGCTCGGCGCTTGCCGGGCTGACGGGGGCGCTCTACGCCCCGACGATCACGATGACGCCCGAACTCGGTGCGTCCTTTCTCGTCGAGGCCTTCGTGACGGTTGTCGTCGGCGGTTCCTCAGTACTCGTGGGCACCTCGCTTGCGGGTGGCTTCCTCGGAGTCGTGAACGCCACTTTCACCAACCTCGCAGGCACGTTCATCGGGCAGGTCGCGATGTTGCTCGCGGCGATCCTCGCGATCCGCCTGCTCCCGGAGGGGATCACCGGCCTGCTCGACTCGTGGCGTGAAAAGCGCGCGGAGGGCGAACAATGA